The genomic window TCCATATGCATCTGATTGCCTTTGTTTCTCTTGTTGCATCACTGGTCTATCGCGTAGTGGCTGTTCATAATGAGAAAGATCATCCAAGCCTCTTTCTTTGTGCCATGCATTAGAAATGCTGTTATTTCCTTCTTTCTCGCTTTTCGTTTTAAAGCTGATCGTTGGACTAGTTGCAGTCATCTTGACTGGGAAAATTGTCATGGATGAATCTCTCAATTTGGTTGAAGGGACTATATCATGCACTGTTGTGTTTCCATCCCATGCATTATTAGGCTGCTCAAGCTTGATATTCTCCCCAAAGCATTGGGGTGTTCTAGCTTGATGAATTCTCAATCCTGTATCTAGGTTGTGGACCTCTTGGTCCTTTTGAGATCCTTCTACAGAGGTCAAGCAGCTATCCATTGAAAAGTCAGCAAGCTGTGCCATTTGTGCTTGCAGGGTCTCTAAAGGGAGGTCTTTGAAACCTGGAAATGCAGTACCCAGACTTTCATTGGACACTCTGGAGACCAATTCAGAGATCTGTGCTTTGGCAGCTTCCAGGCTCTGAGGACCCAAGTTTTGCTTTCCAAGTGTCTCTTGGGCCTTTTCCAGAACACATTGTAAATATTTTCCTTGAGCTTCTATTCGGAGCTGCAAGTGTCTTTGCACCTTCTCatgggaaaaaaaggaaaaacacatTCCAGAgttttgtcatgattttttgTGATGACTtaatattaaatcataattattaggACTCTGCTGCtgcaaataaaagaaaagtgcTCTTATGATGAGGTGGATCTGAAGCAGCCAGCAGCACTTGCTATTCTGGTATTTTGTTATCTtctataatttttctaaattatttttctgCAAAATTCTTTCTTTCCCTTCTTGATGGAGGGTGGGCCtatctttcttgatttcttttttctgCCTTAATTTActataaaatttgaagttatCAAGTAAATTACTTTTGCATGATATCTGGATTACAGACTACATAATCTAGGATTTATACAActgctttatttttctttaaaagaatGTGATTGTAACTTTTCCAGGCTTTTACCTCAAGTTGTTCATGTAGCCGTTTCTGGACCTCAATCTGTATCTGAAGTGCTTCACTTATCTGCATGGAACTGAAATGTTGATCTTGGTAAGTGAGACTTGATCATAGAAAAGGAAGCATCCTAGAACATATTTATTCAGGTTCTTACTTGTTCGTCTGAGCAGGAATGTTTGTTTTGCTCATTAATGATCCTGTAACTTCAGATGCTTTATCTGTGGCCACTGTGCAACCTATGACTGATAAAATCAATCTATGCTTAGTGCCATcagttaaattttcaaaattcaagtCTACTTTTTGAAAATTGCATACCATTTTTGGTTGCTCCACTGCAAGATTGAGCATGGAGATTCTTACTAAGCCTGTGCTTCTGAAGAAACAAAGGCCATTCTTATTGTCTGGTATTGAAACATTAGAATTTTGAAATGATAAGTTATGAGTTAATCGGTACCTGGAGGTGGCTTTTCAAGTGATATAAGGTTAGTCCTGGAATGCCCATTAGCTTCATGACCGTTTTTGGGGTAGCTTCTGCAAATGCAGAAATATTCATTGtactcattatttatttatttatttatttattttgtacattCTAGTTTCATGTTGTCAGGTGTGTACTTACTTTCTGCTCCACCCAGTTGATTGACTGCTTCTATAAATCGTTCATGAAGCTCTGGTGTCCATTTCAATCTAGGTTTGGCATCTGTTGATAGGATTAATCCTGAATCACCCTGTACGTTTCCTCCTTGAAGCAAAAGATGTCTCTCTGGAGGAAAGGCTGCCCTAGCAGGAAGGATGCTGTTCTTACTTGGGTAAGGATGATACATTTTCTGCCCTTTAAAGCATATTAGCCATATGAGAGGAGACATCAAAAAGCAAATAGTAGCATTTGTGATAGTTTAGAAACTTCTCACCCTTTCTCTCTTCTCCTCTGTTATTGGTGATCGGAAAACTGCAAGTACCTGACACAAATCTTGTGTGTTGTCAGCTACCTAATTCTAGAAAGCTACCTTAAGTGCATCTTGCAATCTGAATGCTCCTGTTTGTTAGCCCTTCACCCCCTTCTTACTTGGATGAAGGGAAACCCTAGTGTCTTCTTATAGGCAAAAAGAGAATTTGGAACATTTGCAAAATAGTACCCACTCAAATCTAATGTTGACATCTAACCAAAGAAATCTTGTTCATCTTTCTTTCCTTATCTGTGGTCCATGTTCCACGACTTTTGTTGTCAATTAATGAGCCTATACCTCCAACCTCAATTAGAAAATGCATGATCATCCGTTTCTTAGGATTGTACTTATCAATGCACTATGAATGCATCAATCCCTTTAAGAAGAGAAGGCATCTTATGCACCAATGTGTAATTTTTTGATGTAAAATTCTTAGATGCCTGAACTTTGGTAACAAATCAAAATTGTGGGTCCACCGCACGTGGGAACTCTGTGACTCTGTGACATGAATTGACATGTCTGGTGGTTGCTTTAGATGGTTAGATTCTATCATTTAGTGTGAAAGATAGTGCTGTGGGTATAGAATCTTTTTCCAAGACTGAATGGAGAATTGAGGAATATTTGTTTAGTTGCTGATTGGAGAGATTTGAACATTCTGTTGACTGGAAGTCCAGAAGCAGAACCAAAACATCTTTTTTAGGTTAATTTCTGGAGGCTACTCTGCCCTAACGACAGTTATCAAGGAATCACATATGGCATAAACATGGAATTGGCCTTTGTCTTCTCTTGGAAGTCTGGTACTTATTCTACCATTTAGTTAAAAGAGAACAGGGTCTGCATGCATGTTAATGGGTGTCAGCCATAAGTAAGGGTGTCACCTCTTACACAAACTATAGGCAAAGCTATTGGAGCATcaaggaaaaaataaagatagCACTGACCTCTGCTTTATGTAATACTGTGTTTTAGGTCCATGGTTATttgttattagtttattttaatcTGCCTTCTTGCTGAATTGTGCGCAGATAGtctcaaaaaattatttaaaagtctTTCATTTAATGGTTCTTGAACTCCTGGATGCACTTAGAAAATGTGAGTTTTCGTTGTTCCTAAGGACTAAAACAGTGTACTGACAAGCATGAAATTTCCTCTGCTTGAGAGGTACTAAATTTCTGTAGTACAAAATCCAACCATGCTGTTCCACCAGTTTAAGCCAGTCCTAGAATTAAGGAAGCACAAAGTGGGAATATTTTCAGAGTTTAGGTAGCTTGCAATCCTCACACCACATTTTGGATAGCAGGGTATCTGTGTCTGGCAAGCATTATAGTTGGCTCTTATCATTCGCGATCTTGCACCCCATTGTGTCCCCACATAGAAGAATATTTGAATTTGACAATGTTGATAGAGTTCTCTTTAATGTTAAAAACAAATGAGATCATATCTTGCTTTTCTCTCTCAATCTTTTTATACCAACAAAATATCTTTGAAGTGCATCCATCACAAGCAACTCAATTTATTCTTAAAGAATGATCAGGTGTCAAATCTGATTTACCATTTTTCCCTCTCATGCGGTTGTTCCAATACATTGAGGaataaggaaaaaagaaattatgttgttttttccttttgttataccggttgcttttttttttttacagttttTGAAGGTGTAAgtggattttgtttttgcacacatctattatttatgtttttaacaGCTATGGTTAAATTTTTGTGACATATTTGTAGGAAGTTCCCAGGAAAATAGAGATGCATGATTGGTGTGGGCGCCAATCAACCATTCTTGGTTTGAAACTGTACTGTGTTGGTACATCTTTTGAAAAGTTGGAATGTGACCAGCAACAATTAGAATTTATGCCTCTCGGATAAAGAAGGTTTGAGACGGGAGGAATTCATCAACCCATGCACATGGAATTCAGAATATCGAATTTCGAATCCAAGGTTTTTGTCTCCATTGGATACTGCAGTTTAAGATGTGAGCCACTATTCTCTTCCTTTATTATAGTCAAACATACCTGtctgtttgtttttctttctgatTGAAGAGGCCAAGATGCCTTGCTTCAACTCTTATTTATCTCAGGACCAGCGCTGTATGCTTAGCTGATAACAAGTTTTTTGTAGCTAAATTTAAACTAGGTTGACGTGGACAAGAGAATTTTGATTTAGAAGCTTTGATTGATCTTTATATAGATTGAAACAAGGACATAAAAGAGGCAAACTTACTATACTAAGTGTCATTATTGACAAATCCCCACTATAGTGGAATTCTCAAAGGTCTTTCTGATTCAGTGATTAGATCATGTGATGAAGTAATAATCTAATTGTTTACACTGTCTATCTATAGATTTGTATCTGATTCGGATTCGCttaatattctaaaaagaattCCTAGATGAGATTATTAGCTTCAGCTAGAATAGAggaatacaaaatatattgccaatcttgtgtgtctatTTGCATGCCATCTAGATGCCTTATGCTTCCCAAAGACCCTAGGGAACTTGTACTCTTCCTCACTACACACGgttcatttaaaaacaaaaaagaaagcatggataaaaattaaataataaacaaaggcATTTATGCATGCTAGCTATAAATGGAAAATTTCCAATATGGTTCAAAGAATGAACAAATATGAAACTAACCTTGTTGAAGTTGGTGGGCTAATGCTCACGACTATTTACCATATTCTattaagtttattttgttttttgccAAGATGTACGGCTAAGCCGCTAAGAAAGGTAGGGGTGTGCACAAATGGGAGTGAGACTCCGTATACATTGGTGTTGGGACCATTCGTATGCAATTACTATTTAGACTCACAAATATGTGTTCTCACCCatgattcgaactctcaccattTGTGAAAGATTGTAACAAGGATTCGgctaccaatagaccacttaGTCGTTGATTGTCAAGTTTACTATCTTTGACCTAGGTTTGTTTAGCTCCTGTAAATATTCCTCAACTCACGTAGTCGCTGGAGCATATATTCTATTTGTTTTTGCTCATGAACATCCGAGGAGTTTCTTATTGGTGATAAATTAATGTCGACACCATTTCTTTATATGGTTCTAGATCGAATCCTCTAAAGTCGAAGAATCAGTATTTCAAATGAGTTTCCTGTTCCTTTTTGTGGTTTTCATTCACTGATTTCTGAACAAGTGGCTTTGCTTTTCTTGCAACTATTATTCTCCACAATGTCACTCTCAGCTAAAAATGAGCAGTTCCTGCAAAAGTATTCCTGATGGTGGGGGACAGATTCTCCCCAAGTTTTGTTTTTCagtaaaagaaaaatggttttGCTGGCAAAGTTTAGTTCCATGGGACCTGACCTGCGAAACAATTTGCTCAAAACTCTATCTGGTGAGTTTCTGCAatcctttctctttttaaatatctaaatatttaaatattcttaGACCTGTGATTTAATTGTGACATATTTACCAAGGTTTCTTttgcatatatacatgtatgaaATCTCTCCTCTTGCAGAGAACTTCTTGTCTTTTTCATAGTTGTTAATAATTACTTggtatgtttttcatgaaaaaaacaaaaagaaaaattattgccTTGAACAGAGTCAATTCAAGTTTTTCCTTCCAAAATGCCTCTCTGATTTTATAGACATCCTAGAacccttttcattttccttatgtttttttcttctcctttcatagaaatttttgtcattttaatttcttctacttttttgaTAGGAAGaatttctattattaattattacacactttaagaaaaagatattttttaaaatatttaaaaatttaaaatgatcaaaaataattataaaagatgaGGTTATTTTCATCATTCACACGTTTTTTTGTCTCCACTGTCTACAATGAAAGTTGATGATGTAGATTAATATTGATAAGTATTAAATCATAtgagatgtttttttattaataatgaattttacaataaattaaaaaaaatgatcataatttttctttaaaatattagttatcaattaaatatcaattattgaaataatataGAATTATTGAATCATTGTCTTTTTTAATTAGTGTGACGgtgtttataaaatttagataatgcccatttgaattaattttcatataaataaaattcaaacctcAAAAAACAATTATTGGTGTTGGGTGGGCCAGCCATCCTGCAACTTGACTTGGTATTTTGAGAAGCCGCCCATCCATTGTCTTTCTTTGTACAATTTTATATacctttttcccatttttttttttctaaaagtaCATCTTTGCCCTTCCTAAccatatttctaaaaatttaactGTTGATAGTGCACTTGTTTACTTCTAAAAACAAGTATTTACATTGCTTGAcaaatataaatgaatattttaccAATAGTTGTTTGCCTATTGGTATCTGGtctaagatttttatttaagatttttatttttggagaaATTCTGATATTAGAACCTGTGTTATTTTGGAGAAATTATGAGATTAGAATCTATGTAAGGTGAGGGCCAGATGTTGTGCTTGT from Dioscorea cayenensis subsp. rotundata cultivar TDr96_F1 chromosome 9, TDr96_F1_v2_PseudoChromosome.rev07_lg8_w22 25.fasta, whole genome shotgun sequence includes these protein-coding regions:
- the LOC120269407 gene encoding myb-related protein 2-like, which gives rise to MYHPYPSKNSILPARAAFPPERHLLLQGGNVQGDSGLILSTDAKPRLKWTPELHERFIEAVNQLGGAEKATPKTVMKLMGIPGLTLYHLKSHLQKHRLSKNLHAQSCSGATKNVIGCTVATDKASEVTGSLMSKTNIPAQTNNSMQISEALQIQIEVQKRLHEQLEVQRHLQLRIEAQGKYLQCVLEKAQETLGKQNLGPQSLEAAKAQISELVSRVSNESLGTAFPGFKDLPLETLQAQMAQLADFSMDSCLTSVEGSQKDQEVHNLDTGLRIHQARTPQCFGENIKLEQPNNAWDGNTTVHDIVPSTKLRDSSMTIFPVKMTATSPTISFKTKSEKEGNNSISNAWHKERGLDDLSHYEQPLRDRPVMQQEKQRQSDAYGLPCQTAQLDLNVGDDNLSLSDCKQFDLNDFSWS